The Mucilaginibacter yixingensis genome window below encodes:
- a CDS encoding RNA methyltransferase — translation MLSKSQISLLKSLQHKKFRKVHGLFVAEGYKSVVEFINSGYFVEEVYHTIPIAPKLLNLSAKINIKEISLNDMAKVSSLTTPPDVIALIRIPQAPVFDAQLLKNQYAVALDGVQDPGNMGTIIRTADWFGMKHIICSDDCVDVYNPKVVQATMGSLSRVQVYYTDLAKTLPLLQLPVYGALLNGQNIYTTTFAPAGLILMGNEGNGIRPEIQRLISTAVTIPGGGETESLNVSIATAIFCSEVFRQRF, via the coding sequence ATGCTTTCAAAATCTCAGATCAGTTTATTAAAATCCTTACAACACAAAAAATTCAGAAAAGTTCACGGACTATTTGTGGCAGAGGGTTATAAATCTGTTGTTGAATTTATTAACTCCGGCTATTTTGTAGAGGAGGTTTATCATACCATCCCCATTGCTCCAAAATTGCTGAATTTATCGGCAAAAATAAACATTAAGGAAATTTCTTTGAATGATATGGCCAAAGTGAGCAGTCTCACTACGCCGCCAGACGTTATTGCCCTGATCCGTATCCCGCAAGCGCCTGTTTTTGATGCACAATTGCTCAAAAACCAATATGCCGTAGCGCTAGACGGCGTACAAGACCCCGGCAACATGGGCACCATCATTCGCACAGCAGATTGGTTTGGTATGAAGCATATTATTTGCTCTGATGATTGCGTAGACGTGTACAATCCCAAGGTAGTGCAAGCCACCATGGGTTCGCTATCGCGTGTACAAGTTTATTATACCGATCTGGCCAAGACCCTGCCCCTGCTGCAACTTCCGGTTTACGGTGCTTTACTTAATGGGCAAAACATCTACACCACCACCTTTGCCCCTGCTGGTTTGATACTGATGGGCAACGAAGGCAACGGCATCCGGCCCGAAATCCAGCGACTGATCAGCACCGCTGTAACCATCCCCGGAGGGGGCGAAACTGAGTCGCTCAATGTGTCAATTGCAACGGCAATTTTCTGTTCGGAGGTATTTAGACAACGATTCTAA
- a CDS encoding SGNH/GDSL hydrolase family protein, which translates to MSTNRRSFIRNAAIGTLASISIPEIVAAATASAKGKRISLSENDVVLFQGDSITDAGRGKKDTGANNAALMGNGYAFYAGATLLNEHTNKKLQIYNKGISGNKVYQLADRWDAECITLKPNVLSILVGVNDFWHTITSGYTGTIETYRTDYKKLLDRTKQALPDVKLIIGEPYALRGIKSVTDAWYPKFDEFRVAAKELADQFDAAFIPYQSIYDKATEKAPGSYWTADGVHPTMAGAALMAEAWLQTVKG; encoded by the coding sequence ATGAGCACAAACCGCCGTTCATTCATCAGAAACGCCGCTATTGGCACCTTAGCCTCTATATCAATCCCAGAAATTGTTGCCGCAGCAACCGCCAGCGCAAAAGGCAAAAGAATTAGTCTTTCAGAAAACGATGTCGTTCTTTTCCAGGGCGATTCTATTACCGATGCCGGTCGCGGCAAAAAAGATACCGGTGCCAACAACGCCGCGCTAATGGGCAATGGCTACGCATTTTATGCCGGCGCTACCCTGCTGAACGAGCATACCAATAAAAAACTGCAGATCTATAACAAAGGTATCAGCGGCAACAAAGTATACCAACTGGCAGACCGTTGGGATGCTGAGTGTATCACTCTGAAACCAAATGTATTGAGCATACTGGTGGGTGTGAATGATTTTTGGCACACCATAACCAGCGGTTATACCGGCACAATTGAGACCTACCGAACTGACTATAAGAAACTACTGGATCGTACCAAACAGGCATTACCTGATGTAAAGCTGATCATTGGCGAGCCCTATGCCTTGCGCGGTATCAAATCTGTAACCGATGCCTGGTATCCAAAATTTGATGAGTTCCGCGTAGCGGCCAAAGAGCTGGCAGATCAGTTTGATGCGGCCTTTATTCCCTACCAATCCATCTATGACAAAGCTACCGAGAAAGCCCCCGGCAGCTATTGGACAGCAGATGGTGTACACCCAACCATGGCCGGCGCAGCACTAATGGCCGAGGCATGGTTGCAGACGGTAAAAGGATAA
- a CDS encoding spore protein: protein MGVTRLKRKDRRNKTFSRLEVQFLKLATNIELGSRSAEPKKSQLAKNNEALAIAAAAK from the coding sequence ATGGGCGTTACACGTTTAAAAAGAAAAGACAGAAGAAACAAAACCTTCTCACGTTTAGAAGTTCAGTTTCTGAAATTAGCTACTAACATTGAGCTGGGCAGCCGTTCTGCTGAGCCTAAAAAGAGCCAATTGGCTAAAAACAACGAAGCTTTAGCAATTGCTGCTGCAGCCAAATAA
- a CDS encoding quinone-dependent dihydroorotate dehydrogenase encodes MYSLIKPILFKYDPEKVHHFVTDGLRFFNKVPGGAALSRGMWQVDDKRLERELFGLKFKNPVGLAAGFDKNGVMIKEMANLGFGFIETGTVTPLPQPGNPQPRMFRLVPDSALINRMGFNNDGMDAVAERIAAYRQSSAAKSQRVIIGGNIGKNKVTPNEEAVSDYIKCFDRLFDVVDYFVVNVSSPNTPGLRALQEKEPLMNILNTLQQRNNKNGVSRPILLKIAPDLTDDQLNDIVEIVQGSKIAGVIATNTTISREGLQSAESLKGETGGLSGKPLTKRSTEVIAYLHKKSNGAFPIIGVGGIHSAEDAQEKLQAGASLVQLYTGFIYEGPALITRICKELVNQS; translated from the coding sequence ATGTATTCGCTCATTAAACCCATTCTTTTTAAGTACGACCCCGAGAAAGTTCACCATTTTGTTACAGACGGACTGCGTTTTTTCAACAAAGTTCCCGGCGGCGCAGCGTTGAGTCGCGGCATGTGGCAGGTTGACGATAAAAGATTGGAGCGCGAACTCTTCGGCCTGAAATTTAAAAACCCTGTAGGCCTGGCCGCCGGTTTTGATAAAAATGGCGTGATGATTAAGGAGATGGCTAACCTGGGTTTTGGTTTTATTGAAACCGGCACCGTAACGCCATTACCGCAACCCGGTAACCCGCAACCCAGGATGTTCAGGCTGGTGCCGGATAGCGCGCTGATTAACCGAATGGGCTTTAATAACGACGGTATGGATGCCGTGGCCGAGCGTATTGCCGCTTATCGCCAGAGCAGCGCGGCTAAATCGCAGCGCGTCATCATTGGCGGTAATATCGGCAAAAATAAAGTGACCCCTAATGAGGAGGCCGTAAGCGATTACATTAAATGCTTTGACCGCTTATTTGATGTGGTTGATTACTTTGTGGTGAACGTAAGCTCGCCCAACACACCAGGGTTGCGCGCTCTGCAGGAGAAAGAGCCGCTGATGAATATCCTGAACACACTACAACAGCGTAACAACAAAAATGGCGTTAGTCGCCCTATACTGCTTAAAATAGCTCCGGATCTGACTGATGATCAGCTTAATGATATTGTGGAGATTGTGCAAGGCAGTAAAATAGCCGGCGTCATAGCCACTAATACTACCATTAGCAGGGAAGGCTTGCAATCTGCCGAGAGCCTGAAAGGCGAAACCGGTGGTTTAAGCGGTAAACCGCTCACCAAACGCTCTACCGAAGTGATTGCTTATCTGCATAAAAAATCAAACGGTGCATTCCCCATCATCGGGGTGGGTGGCATTCATTCTGCCGAAGATGCGCAGGAGAAACTACAGGCCGGTGCGTCGTTGGTGCAGTTATACACTGGTTTTATTTATGAAGGGCCGGCGTTGATTACAAGGATTTGTAAGGAGCTGGTGAACCAGAGTTAA